CAGATTAGCCGTTAAATCGCTTTCTCCGCTTAATAAAAGTTTCATTTGCGGAACTAGTTCTTTGTATTTTGATTCCTTGTCTTTTGCTAGTATAATTATTTGTTCCGCCATATTAAACGATGATTTGAAGTCCGTCAAATGCTAATTCAATATTTTCAGGTAGTTCATTGTCAACATGAGCGTGTTTGCCCAATTGATGTGACATGTGTACAAAGTAAGCCTTGTTTGGTTTAAGTTCTTTTACTAATTCTTGTGCTTCTTGAAAAGTGAAATGCGAAACATGGGCTTCTCTTCTTAAGGCATTCAAAATCAAAACATCCAAATTCATAAGTTTCTTTTTTTCACCTTCACTTATAAAATTAGCATCAGTTATAAAAGCCAAATTATTTACTTTAAATCCTTTCACGGGAAGTTTATAATGTAATACATTAATTGGCTCTATAAACAAATTCCCAATGGTAAATGGAATATCGCTAATTGTGTTTATTTCTATTTCCGGAATGCCCGGGTACTTTTCATCAGAAAAAATGTAAGCATATTCTCTTTTTAATGCAGTTTGAACTCGTTCACTGGCGTACACCGGAATCTTTTTTTTATTGATATAATTAAATGCTCTTACATCATCTAATCCTGCAATATGATCTTTATGTTCATGTGTGAAAATAACGGCATCCAGTTTGTTTATTTTTTCACGGAGCATTTGTGTTCTGAAATCAGGTCCGGTATCAATTACAACCCTTGTGTTATTTGATTCAATTAAAACGGAGGTTCGTAAACGTTTATCTTTTAAGTCTGCACTTGTACACACATCACAATTGCATCCAATTAAGGGTATTCCTTGCGAAGTACCGGTTCCTAAAAAAGTTAGTTTCAAATTCATTTCTAATCTTCGGTTACGGCTATGTTTGCTTTCACTGATTCGTTTTTTCTGATTTTAACGGATAAACCGCCAACAACAAGAGGAGGCGATATGGCATAATCATTTCCTACACCATATAAATAATATTCTCCTTTAAAACATTTTATCGAATAATTGCCATTTGAATCCGCAATTACCTTTTCATCATATTTAGTCGTATCGTTTCCGGGAAAATCCGCGGTATTGAATTTTATAAACACACGTGCGCCTGGAATTTCTTTAGAATGATGAACAACTTTTCCTTCAATAGTTGAAGTTCCTCCCAATTGATTCTTTTTGCAAGCAAGTAAAATAAGTGTAAAAACCAATAAAATCAAACGTTTATTCATTTTTTAAAAATTTGGATCTGCGAAACGCTTATCGTTTATAAATTTATAATCAGTTAAGGTATGTAAAAAATTAATGATATCTGTTTTGTCTTGGTTCGACAAAGATATTATGCCGGTTTGTAATAAGGGGTCAAGGTTAACGGTATTTGTAAATGGAGTGTTATAATGATTTAAACATTGTTGTAAAGTGGTGAATCTTCCATCGTGCATGTAAGGACCTGTAATTGCAATATTTCTTAAAGAGGGTGTTTTGAATTTATATTTATCAGTTGGAATTCCCGTAATATGCGCTCTACCGGAATCATTAATTGATGGGATAACTGCAATGCCATTATTCCGCATTTGAAAATCGGAAAATAAAGGTTCGGTATGACAGTTATTGCATTTGGAAAGAAATAATTGATAGCCTCTGGCTTCGGAATCATCAAAGGATGATCCTTCATTTCTTCGAACTCTATCATATTTACTATTATAAGAATACATCATCCCCATAAATAAACTCATGGCTCTGAACATACGTTGGCTTGTTACTTCATCATCACCATAAGCATCATTAAAAAGCTTGCGGTATTTTGCGCTGGCAGATAATTTAGTAAGTACATTAGAAATGTTTTCATCCATTTCAATTGGATTTTGAATAGGAGCGAGGGGTTGAACTTCAATATGATTCACACCTCCGTCGTGCATAAAACTAGTATGCCAGGTAAGATTAAAAAGTGCAGGAGAATTTCGCGTTCCTAGTAATCCATTTATTCCATGGCTTACATCATGATCTGCATGCGCAAATGCAACAAACTGTTGGTGGCAGGAGCCACATGAAATGGTATTATCTTTAGATAATAATGTTTCATAAAATAAGGACCTGCCCAATATGAATTTCTCTTCAGTAATTGCATTGGTGCTAAACGTGTAAACCGGTTGAGGCCATCCGTCAGGGATTATTTCCTTTAATTCGTCAGAAGGTAATTCTTCTATAATACGAGGATCAACTTTACATGAAAAAGTACACGTTACAAAAAAAATGAATAGTATTTTATTCCATATCCTCAACGGCTTTAGTTAAAAGATTATAGCGAAGATAATAAATAATTAACAGCATTGTTCGAAACAATTGCTAATTTTTGAGAAGAGAAAAGCCGATAATACAAATTATTTGCTCGTAGCAGCTTCTTTTGCAGCTTTAATTTTTGCCTTAATATTATCTGTAGTTAATGAACCTGGTCTTTCTATTGGTGAGCCGGTTGCTCTATCCCAAATTAAACTAGCCAATACACCTAAGGAACGGCTAACGCCGAATAACACTGTATAGAAATCAAATTCATACATACCATAATGTACTAACAAAGCTCCGGAGTGTGCATCCACATTTGGCCAAGGATTTTTAATTTTTCCGGTACTTTCCAAAATTGGGGGCGCAACTTCATAAATCATTTGAACGATTTCGCAAATATCATCGTGTTTAATATGCGTTTTGTAAAAATCTTGTTGAGCTGTAAATCTAGGGTCTGTTTTACGGAGAACAGCATGCCCATATCCCGGCACTACTTTTCCTTCGGTTAAAGTTTTTTTGATGTATTCAGCTATTTGATCCTTACTGGGTAATCCTCCGCCTAAAGTTTCCTTTAATTCCATAATCCAGCTTAATACTTCCTGATTAGCTAAACCGTGTAAAGGACCGGCAAGCCCATTCATTCCGGCAGCAAAAGCCAAATAAGGATCAGCTAATGCTGAACCCACTAAATGCGTTGTATGAGCAGATACATTTCCTCCTTCATGGTCAACATGAATAGTAAGATATAAGCGCATCAAACGTTTCATATCAAACTCTTCATATCCTAACATGTGAGCAAAATTTGCTGCCCAATCTAAATTATGATCCGGTTCAATATGAATACCCCCTTTGTATTTTCTTCTATAAATGTATGCAGCAATACGAGGCAAACGTGCAATTAAATTCATGCTGTCTTCGTAAACATAATCCCAGTAATCTTTTTTGTTTATTCCCTTTGCGTATGCCTTGGCAAACACACTTTCACGTTGCATAGCCATTACACCAATTACAAATTGAGTCATAGGATGTGTATCAACCGGTAATTGTTCTATTACGTCAAACACATGTTTAGGAACATTATTTCTCTTTGTCCATTCGGTAGTAATAAAAGTTACATCGTCTTGTGAAGGTAATTCACCAACTAACATTAAATAAAATATCCCTTCAGGTAACGGTTCTGTGCCTCCCGGTGCTTTTGGAAGTTGTTTTCTTAATTCAGGAATTGAATATCCTCTGAATCGAATTCCTTCTTCAGGATCAAGTCTGGATGTTTCGGTAACCATACCAACCATACCACGCATACCTTGATAAACTTGTGCAACAGTAATTTCGCCTAGCTTAACATC
This sequence is a window from Sphingobacteriaceae bacterium. Protein-coding genes within it:
- a CDS encoding MBL fold metallo-hydrolase gives rise to the protein MKLTFLGTGTSQGIPLIGCNCDVCTSADLKDKRLRTSVLIESNNTRVVIDTGPDFRTQMLREKINKLDAVIFTHEHKDHIAGLDDVRAFNYINKKKIPVYASERVQTALKREYAYIFSDEKYPGIPEIEINTISDIPFTIGNLFIEPINVLHYKLPVKGFKVNNLAFITDANFISEGEKKKLMNLDVLILNALRREAHVSHFTFQEAQELVKELKPNKAYFVHMSHQLGKHAHVDNELPENIELAFDGLQIIV
- a CDS encoding cytochrome-c peroxidase, with translation MRIWNKILFIFFVTCTFSCKVDPRIIEELPSDELKEIIPDGWPQPVYTFSTNAITEEKFILGRSLFYETLLSKDNTISCGSCHQQFVAFAHADHDVSHGINGLLGTRNSPALFNLTWHTSFMHDGGVNHIEVQPLAPIQNPIEMDENISNVLTKLSASAKYRKLFNDAYGDDEVTSQRMFRAMSLFMGMMYSYNSKYDRVRRNEGSSFDDSEARGYQLFLSKCNNCHTEPLFSDFQMRNNGIAVIPSINDSGRAHITGIPTDKYKFKTPSLRNIAITGPYMHDGRFTTLQQCLNHYNTPFTNTVNLDPLLQTGIISLSNQDKTDIINFLHTLTDYKFINDKRFADPNF
- a CDS encoding citrate (Si)-synthase, eukaryotic codes for the protein MDPLKEKFKAKAEVLAAEIKDIIKTNGDVKLGEITVAQVYQGMRGMVGMVTETSRLDPEEGIRFRGYSIPELRKQLPKAPGGTEPLPEGIFYLMLVGELPSQDDVTFITTEWTKRNNVPKHVFDVIEQLPVDTHPMTQFVIGVMAMQRESVFAKAYAKGINKKDYWDYVYEDSMNLIARLPRIAAYIYRRKYKGGIHIEPDHNLDWAANFAHMLGYEEFDMKRLMRLYLTIHVDHEGGNVSAHTTHLVGSALADPYLAFAAGMNGLAGPLHGLANQEVLSWIMELKETLGGGLPSKDQIAEYIKKTLTEGKVVPGYGHAVLRKTDPRFTAQQDFYKTHIKHDDICEIVQMIYEVAPPILESTGKIKNPWPNVDAHSGALLVHYGMYEFDFYTVLFGVSRSLGVLASLIWDRATGSPIERPGSLTTDNIKAKIKAAKEAATSK